In Trifolium pratense cultivar HEN17-A07 linkage group LG7, ARS_RC_1.1, whole genome shotgun sequence, a genomic segment contains:
- the LOC123899315 gene encoding plastocyanin — protein MATVTSTTVAIPSFSGLKVNAIKVNSIAKIPTSTSQLPRLCVRASLKDIGVAVVATAASAMLASNAMAVEVLLGASDGGLAFVPNNFTVSAGDTIVFKNNAGFPHNVIFDEDEIPSGVDAAKISMPEEDLLNAPGETYSVTLDAKGTYKFYCSPHAGAGMVGQVTVN, from the coding sequence ATGGCCACAGTCACTTCCACCACCGTTGCTATTCCATCATTCTCAGGCCTTAAGGTTAACGCAATCAAAGTTAATTCCATAGCTAAGATTCCAACTTCAACTTCTCAATTACCAAGGCTTTGTGTGAGAGCTTCACTCAAAGATATTGGAGTTGCTGTTGTTGCTACTGCTGCAAGTGCAATGCTAGCTAGCAATGCTATGGCTGTTGAAGTGTTGCTTGGTGCTAGTGACGGGGGTTTGGCTTTTGTTCCAAACAATTTCACAGTAAGTGCTGGTGACACTATTGTATTCAAGAACAATGCTGGTTTTCCTCACAACGTTATCTTCGATGAAGACGAGATTCCAAGTGGGGTTGATGCAGCCAAGATTTCCATGCCTGAAGAAGATCTTCTCAATGCTCCTGGTGAGACTTACAGTGTTACTTTGGATGCTAAGGGAACATACAAATTCTACTGTTCACCTCATGCAGGAGCTGGTATGGTTGGACAAGTCActgttaattaa